The following are from one region of the Prevotella communis genome:
- a CDS encoding type I phosphomannose isomerase catalytic subunit, whose translation MKLYPLLFQPNLHEVVWGGDRLCHYKKLPGSDTPIGESWEVSAVPSSPSIIANGEYAGRDLISVINEAPEDILGQAVNEHYHGQLPLLVKFIDARRDLSIQVHPNDEMAQREHGKMGKSEMWYIIDAKPGSYLYAGFKQEITPEAYKQHVADGTITDVLARHEVKTGDVFYLPAGRVHAIGAGILLAEVQQSSDVTYRIFDYNRPGMDGKPRELHTELAAQALDYHVESEYRTIYDENINRANLIVDSPYFSVRVTETPESFHRNLLKYDSFVITMCIDGDCHIRLRATGEELLLREGNSVLIPAVLADYDVIPLKLSTRFLDAFIDNMDKSLVGKVTRFLHI comes from the coding sequence TTGAAACTGTATCCACTTCTCTTTCAGCCTAACCTGCACGAGGTAGTGTGGGGAGGCGACCGTCTCTGTCATTATAAGAAACTGCCTGGCTCTGATACGCCTATTGGTGAGAGTTGGGAGGTTAGTGCCGTACCATCCAGTCCCAGCATTATAGCCAATGGCGAGTATGCTGGACGTGACCTGATATCTGTTATCAATGAAGCCCCGGAGGATATCCTCGGACAGGCTGTCAACGAGCACTATCACGGTCAGCTGCCCCTGTTGGTGAAGTTCATCGACGCACGTCGTGACCTGAGCATTCAGGTGCACCCCAATGATGAGATGGCCCAGCGTGAGCATGGCAAGATGGGAAAGAGTGAGATGTGGTATATTATCGACGCTAAGCCTGGGAGTTATCTCTATGCCGGATTCAAGCAGGAGATAACCCCCGAGGCTTATAAACAGCATGTTGCCGATGGCACGATAACGGATGTGCTTGCCCGTCATGAGGTAAAGACGGGTGACGTGTTCTATTTGCCGGCTGGCAGAGTGCATGCTATCGGTGCCGGTATCCTGTTGGCTGAGGTCCAGCAGTCGTCGGATGTGACCTATCGTATCTTTGACTATAATCGTCCGGGTATGGATGGAAAGCCGCGTGAGTTGCATACAGAACTGGCTGCGCAGGCGCTCGACTATCATGTGGAGAGCGAATACCGCACTATCTACGACGAGAATATCAACCGTGCTAATCTGATAGTCGACTCACCTTATTTCAGCGTGCGCGTCACGGAGACACCTGAGAGCTTCCATCGTAATCTGCTGAAATATGACAGTTTTGTCATCACGATGTGTATTGATGGCGATTGTCATATCCGTCTGCGTGCCACTGGCGAGGAACTCCTGTTGCGTGAGGGCAATAGTGTGCTGATACCTGCTGTCCTGGCTGACTATGATGTGATACCCCTGAAACTGAGTACCCGTTTCCTCGATGCCTTTATCGACAATATGGATAAGAGTCTCGTGGGAAAGGTCACCCGTTTCCTCCACATCTGA
- the nagB gene encoding glucosamine-6-phosphate deaminase, with protein sequence MRLIIEPNYDLMSQWAANYVVAKINAAKPTAEKPFVLGLPTGSSPIGMYRGLVKAYQEGKVSFKNVVTFNMDEYVGLPVEHPESYHSFMFTNLFNHIDCPKENIHILNGNAHDLAAECANYEKEIEKFGGIDLFLGGIGPDGHIAFNEPGSSLTSRTRQKTLTTDTIIANCRFFDNDVNQVPKTALTVGVGTVMAAKEVMILVNGHAKCRALQAAVEGSVNHMWTISALQMHQHGIIVADDAACDELKVGTYRYFKDIERNNLL encoded by the coding sequence ATGAGATTAATTATTGAACCGAACTATGATTTAATGTCGCAGTGGGCTGCCAATTATGTAGTGGCTAAAATCAATGCTGCTAAACCTACAGCTGAAAAGCCTTTTGTACTTGGACTCCCCACAGGCTCATCTCCTATCGGTATGTATCGTGGCTTGGTGAAGGCTTACCAGGAGGGTAAGGTTTCATTCAAGAATGTCGTAACCTTTAATATGGACGAGTATGTAGGTCTGCCCGTAGAGCATCCTGAGAGCTACCACTCTTTCATGTTTACAAACCTGTTCAACCATATCGACTGTCCTAAGGAAAATATTCATATCCTCAATGGCAATGCGCATGATCTGGCTGCAGAGTGTGCCAACTACGAGAAGGAAATAGAGAAATTCGGTGGTATCGACCTCTTCCTTGGTGGTATCGGTCCCGATGGCCATATCGCTTTCAATGAGCCAGGTTCTAGCCTGACCAGCCGTACACGTCAGAAGACCCTGACTACGGATACGATTATCGCCAACTGCCGTTTCTTCGACAATGACGTGAACCAGGTGCCAAAGACGGCTCTCACCGTAGGTGTGGGTACTGTCATGGCTGCTAAGGAGGTGATGATCCTGGTGAATGGTCATGCCAAGTGTCGTGCTTTGCAGGCTGCTGTAGAGGGTAGCGTCAACCACATGTGGACTATCTCTGCCCTGCAGATGCACCAGCATGGTATTATCGTGGCCGATGATGCCGCTTGTGATGAACTGAAAGTTGGTACCTATCGTTACTTCAAAGATATTGAGCGTAACAACCTGCTGTAA